From one Candidatus Chlorobium masyuteum genomic stretch:
- the proS gene encoding proline--tRNA ligase, whose translation MADKITTRTEDYSQWYIDLVRSAKLADYSDVRGCMVIRPNGYAIWEKMQTALDRMFKETGHVNAYFPLFIPESFIAKEAEHIEGFAPECAVVTHGGGEELAEKLYVRPTSETIIWSSYKKWIQSYRDLPILINQWANVVRWEMRTRLFLRTTEFLWQEGHTAHATPEESQEEVMRMINVYKTFAEEYMAMPVIMGKKTDSEKFAGAVETYCIEAMMQDTKALQAGTSHNLGQNFAKAFDCQFQTKESTLDYVWATSWGVSTRLIGALIMAHSDDRGLVLPPKLATRQVVIIPILRGDKAAVLAKAEAIADSLKQSGIPSFVDGSEQNSPGWKFAEYELQGIPIRIELGPRDIENNICIAARRDTLEKTELALDDTLPLKISEILNGIQQNLYDRALLFRDENTFEVRNYDEFKTAIEKGFVIAHWDGTAETEAKIKEETKSTIRVLPEEADYIERYNMRTPGSCIYSGKPAAQKVVFAKAY comes from the coding sequence GTGGCAGATAAAATCACAACCAGAACCGAGGACTATTCCCAGTGGTATATTGACCTTGTCCGTTCAGCAAAGCTTGCAGACTACTCCGATGTACGGGGCTGTATGGTCATCAGGCCGAACGGCTACGCGATCTGGGAGAAGATGCAGACCGCCCTTGACCGGATGTTCAAGGAAACCGGGCACGTCAATGCCTACTTCCCGCTCTTCATTCCCGAAAGCTTCATCGCCAAAGAGGCTGAACACATTGAGGGCTTTGCACCCGAATGCGCAGTCGTCACCCATGGAGGAGGCGAGGAGCTGGCTGAAAAGCTCTATGTGCGCCCCACTTCCGAAACCATCATCTGGTCATCCTATAAAAAGTGGATACAATCCTACCGTGACCTGCCGATACTGATCAACCAGTGGGCAAATGTTGTGCGCTGGGAGATGAGAACCCGCCTCTTCCTCCGAACAACCGAGTTTCTCTGGCAGGAGGGCCATACCGCCCATGCCACCCCTGAAGAGTCACAGGAGGAGGTTATGCGCATGATCAATGTCTACAAAACCTTTGCCGAAGAGTATATGGCCATGCCGGTCATTATGGGAAAGAAAACCGACAGCGAAAAGTTTGCCGGTGCAGTGGAAACCTACTGCATTGAAGCGATGATGCAGGATACCAAGGCTCTCCAGGCAGGCACCTCCCACAACCTCGGCCAGAACTTCGCCAAGGCGTTTGACTGCCAGTTCCAGACAAAAGAGAGCACGCTTGACTATGTTTGGGCAACAAGCTGGGGAGTCTCGACACGACTGATCGGCGCATTGATCATGGCCCATTCGGATGACCGCGGTCTGGTGCTGCCGCCGAAACTGGCTACCCGCCAGGTTGTCATCATCCCGATTCTCAGGGGCGACAAAGCTGCCGTCCTTGCAAAGGCCGAGGCCATTGCCGACTCACTGAAACAGAGCGGGATACCTTCCTTTGTTGATGGAAGTGAACAGAACTCCCCAGGATGGAAGTTCGCTGAGTATGAACTGCAGGGTATTCCGATCCGCATTGAGCTCGGCCCGAGAGATATCGAAAACAACATCTGCATTGCCGCACGCCGCGACACCCTTGAAAAAACAGAACTTGCTCTGGACGACACCCTGCCGCTGAAAATCAGTGAAATCCTCAACGGCATTCAGCAGAACCTTTATGACCGGGCGCTCCTCTTCCGTGATGAGAACACCTTTGAAGTAAGGAATTACGATGAGTTCAAAACAGCCATCGAAAAGGGATTTGTAATCGCCCACTGGGACGGCACTGCGGAGACAGAAGCGAAAATCAAGGAGGAGACCAAATCGACCATCCGTGTGCTCCCCGAAGAAGCCGACTACATTGAGCGCTACAATATGCGGACACCGGGCAGCTGTATCTACTCGGGCAAACCCGCTGCTCAGAAAGTTGTTTTTGCCAAAGCCTACTGA
- a CDS encoding DUF4412 domain-containing protein, translating into MKKILLLLLIILSLCSAAPASAAAKFTGVMDMSLKLPSGSALVTYTFGSGTQRMDMLMRMNKIPEPLKTSVITRASSPDQAYIINHEAKNYTIVNLKTAAENSLLLDFDTNYKLARLGKQVIKGYTCEHISLTSTTEKLELWVTRDLGDFSTFRILQSQNPRLSNTSLSQTLKNAGIEGFPVRIIQKNDNGLYVLDLVRIQPKAVAASEFAVPSGYVKVENNQKPLGTQQKAHLKNLMEKMKKFEK; encoded by the coding sequence ATGAAAAAAATCCTGCTTCTCCTCCTTATCATACTCTCTCTTTGCTCTGCAGCTCCGGCTTCTGCTGCAGCGAAATTTACCGGCGTCATGGATATGTCGCTTAAACTGCCGAGTGGTTCCGCACTGGTAACCTACACCTTCGGCAGCGGCACCCAGCGCATGGATATGCTCATGCGGATGAATAAAATACCCGAACCGCTGAAAACCTCCGTCATCACCAGAGCATCCAGTCCCGACCAGGCTTATATCATCAATCATGAAGCAAAAAACTACACAATAGTCAATCTCAAAACTGCTGCCGAAAACTCGCTGCTACTTGATTTTGACACCAACTATAAACTTGCACGGCTTGGAAAGCAGGTTATAAAAGGTTACACCTGCGAACATATCAGCCTGACCAGCACAACCGAAAAGCTCGAACTCTGGGTAACGCGGGATCTTGGTGATTTTTCGACATTCAGAATCCTTCAGTCGCAGAATCCGCGCCTCTCCAACACCTCACTTTCGCAAACTCTCAAGAACGCAGGCATAGAGGGATTTCCCGTCAGGATCATCCAGAAAAACGATAACGGTCTCTATGTGCTGGATCTCGTCAGGATCCAGCCGAAAGCGGTTGCGGCGTCCGAATTCGCTGTCCCGTCTGGATACGTAAAGGTTGAAAACAATCAAAAACCCCTCGGCACGCAGCAGAAAGCGCATCTTAAAAACCTTATGGAAAAAATGAAAAAGTTTGAAAAGTAG